From the genome of Geminocystis herdmanii PCC 6308, one region includes:
- a CDS encoding type II toxin-antitoxin system RelE family toxin, whose protein sequence is MNYDLIISKSVQKQIDKLPNEIVLRIVEKLKVLSTEPRLQGVIKLKGYDNQYRLRVENYRIRYEIDDSNHQIKILQCKHRREVYRDDR, encoded by the coding sequence ATGAATTACGATCTTATCATCTCTAAGTCAGTACAAAAGCAGATTGATAAATTACCGAATGAAATTGTATTGCGTATCGTGGAAAAACTTAAAGTATTATCAACAGAACCTCGTTTGCAAGGAGTGATCAAACTTAAAGGATATGATAATCAATATCGACTTAGAGTGGAAAATTATCGTATTCGTTATGAAATTGATGATTCCAATCATCAAATCAAAATATTACAGTGTAAGCATCGCAGAGAAGTTTATAGAGATGATCGTTAA